The following coding sequences lie in one Fusobacterium russii ATCC 25533 genomic window:
- a CDS encoding adhesion protein FadA has protein sequence MRLEKTSHLKEMIIIALITLFHFSYSMGVVSEINNIETEYQELLLKEAEKLEEFKAEKLTLENELVKLKEREVGKEEVFVKLGRDSEIRWHRDEYKKLEKRYEEYYNKLEKAIAEREGKIAELEKLISIMSE, from the coding sequence ATGAGATTAGAGAAAACAAGTCATTTAAAGGAAATGATAATAATAGCTTTAATAACTCTATTTCATTTTTCTTATTCTATGGGTGTTGTAAGCGAAATTAATAACATTGAAACTGAATATCAAGAATTATTACTAAAAGAAGCAGAAAAATTGGAGGAATTTAAGGCGGAAAAATTAACACTGGAAAATGAATTAGTTAAACTTAAAGAAAGAGAAGTAGGCAAGGAAGAAGTTTTTGTAAAACTTGGAAGAGATTCTGAAATTAGATGGCATAGAGATGAATATAAAAAATTAGAAAAAAGATATGAAGAATACTACAATAAATTAGAAAAAGCGATAGCAGAAAGAGAAGGAAAAATAGCAGAGCTAGAAAAATTAATA